The Plasmodium brasilianum strain Bolivian I chromosome 14, whole genome shotgun sequence genome contains a region encoding:
- a CDS encoding vacuolar-sorting protein SNF7, which translates to MRFWFCKKKNSSECIDDKKKKNDDVYKAILKNREAIDALEKKQVQVEKKIKQLEIEAKQKVEQNQMNNAKILLKRKKLYEQEIENILNNKLTLEDNMINLENMHLHKIAVNALSYAANTHKKFNNEINTQKVEKIIDTIQENKDIQEEINQVLSFNLLNNVDDDEIDKELNLLKEQSLEEKLSAKVNKIPEMPKDKEVLQVKSSEEVRVSKNNEESDDEELKELIGEMT; encoded by the exons atgagaTTTTGGTtctgtaaaaagaaaaatagttCTGAATGCATTgatgacaaaaaaaagaaaaac GATGATGTATACAAagctattttaaaaaacagaGAAGCAATTGATGCTTTAGAAAAGAAGCAGGTGCAagtcgaaaaaaaaattaag CAATTGGAAATTGAAGCAAAGCAGAAAGTAGAACAAAATCAAATGAACAATGCGAAAATATTactgaaaagaaaaaaattatatgaacaagaaatagaaaacatcctaaataataaattaactCTAGAAGACAATATGATAAACTTAGAAAATAtgcatttacataaaattgcTGTTAATGCGTTATCATATGCAGCCAATACccacaaaaaatttaacaatgAAAT AAATACTcaaaaagtagaaaaaattatagacaCTATACAAGAGAACAAAGATATTcaagaagaaataaatcaAGTCCTAAGTTTCAACTTATTAAATAACGTGGATGAT GATGAAATAGACAAAGAACTTAATTTACTAAAGGAACAAAGCTTGGAAGAAAAACTCA gtgccaaagttaataaaatacCAGAAATGCCAAAAG ACAAGGAAGTTTTGCAAGTGAAAAGCAGTGAAGAAGTAAGGGTATCAAAAAACAACGAAgag tcTGATGACGAAGAATTAAAAGAGCTAATTGGAGAAATGACGtaa
- a CDS encoding ubiquitin-conjugating enzyme E2, with the protein MWYDNVRIPEEEGVSKLLVGKTFAYFPKYAYDENEEVNELKKGRRRIGEMRNSEYMTDIEKVNSVANENSAANTNSIANMNSVDRIDSGISANNTERVNNTERVNNMESMDNMGSMDNMGSMDNMGSMDNMGSMDNMGSMDNMGSMDNMENLDNIRFKNKEYTLIPQRLGRTILPLNPELLAQSTLEQEVIDGYLSEIHNNVHKYSILTEYSFLMNEIPKSFYCLPQHDDLFIWDVFIILYSTIYKKGKFKIQIRLGENYPHTIPEVYFLTPVFHPLINPQTGKLNLGTQLNNWEPSSHYMSLLFLYIKNIFYLQDEYTKDIVENEEAYILLNNNKETFLKKVQECVNHSNDDILLFNKIDKSMFNFDKDMNNEHITVKLESIMKDQLCNKKAEAFIHWLLNEYSFETTQKEGASLCTMNKSNSEDDKVENRT; encoded by the coding sequence ATGTGGTATGATAATGTTCGAATCCCAGAAGAAGAAGGGGTGAGTAAATTACTAGTTGGAAAAACCTTTGCATATTTTCCGAAATATGcatatgatgaaaatgagGAGGTGAATGAACTGAAAAAGGGTAGAAGAAGAATTGGTGAAATGAGGAACAGTGAGTATATGACAGACATTGAAAAAGTGAACAGTGTTGCTAATGAGAACAGTGCTGCTAACACAAACAGTATTGCTAATATGAACAGCGTTGATAGAATTGACAGTGGTATCAGTGCTAACAATACGGAAAGAGTGAACAATACGGAAAGAGTGAACAACATGGAAAGTATGGACAACATGGGAAGTATGGACAACATGGGAAGTATGGACAACATGGGAAGTATGGACAACATGGGAAGTATGGACAACATGGGAAGTATGGACAACATGGGAAGTATGGACAACATGGAAAATTTAGACAATATACGATTTAAGAATAAAGAATATACTCTAATTCCACAGCGGTTGGGACGAACAATATTACCTTTGAATCCTGAACTTTTAGCTCAGTCAACCCTAGAACAAGAAGTTATAGATGGTTACTTAAGTGAGATACATAATAATGTACACAAATATTCTATATTGACAGAATATTCATTTCTCATGAATGAAATTCCAAAAAGTTTTTACTGTTTACCACAACATGATGATTTATTCATCTGGGAtgtgtttattattttatattcgacaatatataaaaaaggaaaatttaaaatacaaataagaTTAGGTGAAAATTATCCACATACTATTCCAGAGGTATATTTCTTAACTCCTGTTTTTCATCCTTTAATAAATCCACAAACAGGGAAATTAAATTTGGGTACACAACTAAATAATTGGGAACCAAGTTCTCATTATATGTCTCtcttgtttttatatattaagaatatattttatttacaagaTGAATATACTAAAGACATAGTTGAAAACGAAGAagcttatattttattgaataataataaagaaacgtttttgaaaaaagtgCAAGAATGTGTGAACCATTCTAATGATGATATACtgctttttaataaaatcgATAAGTCCATGTTTAACTTTGATAAAGATATGAATAATGAACATATAACCGTTAAATTGGAAAGCATAATGAAAGATCAACTGTGCAACAAAAAGGCAGAGGCGTTTATCCACTGGTTACTCAATGAGTACTCCTTTGAAACTACGCAAAAGGAGGGGGCATCTTTGTGTACAATGAACAAAAGCAACAGTGAAGACGATAAAGTTGAAAATCGAACTTAA
- a CDS encoding hypothetical protein (conserved Plasmodium protein), whose protein sequence is MPRARSFGSTCCYYDDNTNKHSFLKSKRSENAINIKREIEQCEKEHVSFRKEISKFIDSIKKENRSNMANTPNEANTPNKAKESINTNDKSSDGTGRNNGHLTNSSKKNFFLFYKNKLNRFQKDNSKSKENKSKIPLTANKEELLKNAENLTLLHDENVSIVKGNTKIHMLYKNNKILTPIIFSLNEKREAGNSSETETSSLYKKKLKIDSGLSTNEFCESTCLNSNIDLFDKKGYDNNYTLKEDEEMCSKVNKKSYEQVKNKNEKINKKLRKKDSIDSTTIIDIFIKNIEEDECQSREKKKKKNTDRKNIDFSSMFSLYNYNNYDSYLLDSENFENYKMITSKNKDDFADNDVQNILFEYEKLVKGNRKILVLLFCIFNKLKIIDSCKDVNRKIEKGIRIYIHEVKNIVKNYEEFFTNQDNKNTQKLHYYFKRNEIVLLKNILLCIIDLMSKIKYECRVFKKEVQKEIRQVEEVIYNANLI, encoded by the coding sequence ATGCCAAGAGCACGGTCATTTGGCAGTACATGTTGTTATTATGATGATAATACGAATAAACACTCATTTTTGAAAAGTAAAAGGAGTGAGAATGCCATAAACATAAAGCGTGAAATAGAACAGTGTGAGAAGGAACATGTAAGCTTTAGGAAAGAAATTAGTAAATTCATAGATAGTATAAAGAAGGAAAATAGATCAAATATGGCGAATACGCCAAATGAGGCAAATACTCCAAATAAGGCAAAAGAGTCAATTAACACTAATGATAAGAGCTCCGACGGGACGGGAAGGAATAATGGACACTTGACTAACTCCagtaaaaagaatttttttctattttataaaaataaattaaatagatTTCAAAAAGATAATAGTAAATCTaaagaaaacaaaagtaaaattCCATTAACAGCAAATAAGGAGgaattgttaaaaaatgcAGAAAACCTTACCCTTCTGCACGATGAAAACGTTTCTATTGTAAAgggaaatacaaaaattcatatgctttataaaaataataaaatattaacccctataatttttagtttaaatgaaaagagaGAAGCAGGAAACAGCAGCGAAACAGAGACATCAAgtttatataagaaaaaattaaaaatagataGTGGGTTAAGTACAAACGAATTTTGCGAGAGTACTTGTCTTAATAGCAATATTGATCTTTTCgataaaaaaggatatgataataattataccTTAAAAGAAGATGAAGAAATGTGTAGTAAAGTAAATAAGAAATCATATGAACAagtaaagaataaaaatgaaaagataaataaaaaattaagaaaaaaggatTCAATTGATTCAACAACAATTATtgacatttttataaaaaatattgaagaaGACGAATGTCAAagtagagaaaaaaaaaaaaaaaaaaatacagatagaaaaaatattgatttTTCATCGATGTTCTCACTATACAATTATAACAACTATGATTCTTATTTGTTAGACTctgaaaattttgaaaactataaaatgataacaagcaaaaataaagatgATTTTGCCGATAATGATGTACAAAACATACTATTTGAGTATGAAAAGCTAGTTAAAGGTAATAGAAAAATTCTTGTATTactattttgcatatttaataaactaaaaataattgataGCTGTAAAGATGTCaatagaaaaattgaaaaaggaataagaatatacatacatgaagtaaaaaatattgtaaaaaattatgaagaatTTTTCACAAATcaggataataaaaatacacagaaattgcattattattttaaaagaaacgAAATagtgttattaaaaaatatactgcTTTGTATTATCGATCTTATGTCTAAAATCAAGTATGAATGCagagtttttaaaaaagaggtACAAAAGGAAATTCGCCAAGTGGAAGAGGTTATTTATAATGCAAATTTGATATAA
- a CDS encoding double C2-like domain-containing protein, with protein sequence MILDKFKNIVNLNNPSAEKDEPKNVELNENQNHNGPQSGEQSIGETDEKTFFDEMLGAPQYTYDEFLQVLKSPQEERGDTDDLRKHWGYPRRWKVILWDLQIQNYMNNDFNAFVDFDFGGNREECRIQRGSTVKIYAKGKTKNCLRTHVVSNVAAEQKKDMNFRNVFEYRGSYLDLENEKLRIKVWEYKQFTLNKLEGIYEEPLLSFAVGQIYNETTLYKFIKDSRVKRCRLFFQLYFQELYDFELSFLNWSFNDLLSYKYIQARSLNYLCALDKEQKRYYDGSQCTIFPKSCISKKKMNNKNLRRKDSERDNKSNISLSESHSHNSDTCNKDSNKNSSNNNKDGGSNNIGGDKVKSDKTARNLEKLFVRNLSLMQNIEENKDLSYKNLENVKLPNPRVTITLWHTPKGNEGLNLVSLEQKSIRFPTWENLGEIYFRGTLRDLDVSYLHVSALHQIKVEDMTAPKRLRIVGTCQIPLKGIVDYPYVMHELEAPTWLVEEAKYEGWEKKLEEWKLGSLEGKVVIQRVPRYRQVGDLYHLDNKHCYLIVHIYNIDQIVTVDNIKELDSYVEVSFDETSRRTRLVKKTLTPNYDSQIAIPLRFNTKNDVNYQNFSKKGFIYIDVWGKTEDIIYIGGICITPYEIFFNEKNVKRGKTKLEHIDLETDVKTNYDTVVYRGCKKLSFLHNDQRMSNIHFSIWTYPDLLNNENIKVVAPLVFNTTKNFPSKLAEKYEKLKILYIEVLRTIKAIPDNCTDVTKAKRYYNYELFNQRKEYHFLPSLLTNVKSPYCDESTNAIFHYVRCIPFVHKKDNIAFTPDFTLQLKGGNALDHSLLLCSLFLGIPVIAFVCFGTLWDNQKHAWVATFEYNEEKNYGLVKFWETTTGNVYILKRRFYNLNKLKSIEIKLSESKYKSHIRDGFLYKNGININTERIKEDTKRHIKELFKNRVTDVPIGGPSLPYKTIDLIFNNKNIYLNLQESSPLNIWYDYWKFDLWFPFSSVEYNIKPCFTLKSFSHKMENMELDRIAKELRTNIEKNINIYRASRNLSTRWNRDETLELFLQIGLELLHQLNTSRNEDALLAKVKIEDWKKALYHKVPQSHRLLGFPYHFNTYKSKFISDKLISTLAILESRDRSLCLSLAVCLYSLPGDFISAYIYIITCVKITQRELKKMEIAREKAQRKAEIKNSKKKKDKETYENGNFPTLQDIQNKDVLTPNELQDTLNDGAYDIDNINDPTSKMGGNNSEKSKEKNNERNRGKDNDAHKRYSDENDIHKPDVQNMQDEKSKKKKLRKSVDAVNLLLAIKNKNKENDEKGIHFDHSRRDSVSNRSGSLNRNVCTKNIDGVNEDINKKNEELERLQAGGDTDKNFEPSLTTGWMLKNSKKKNGGDVSSDVKGKDDEAGKNDATVDTKKKKGSKEHKKERKKDGKKKGKKEGKKEGKLEFNKLINSNNYFEREKKKLKEDIDKLEKEKEEFRRQKIMREEKEKQMLLEEKQKLEKEKELFENEKLERKMSYMLKMSQWEKKEKDMKKNEESLKKVVQEAQLLEKKKKGREKNKGRKKYGKREKAKEREEEMEKEWEAEIGAEREAKIEAQKEADIEAQKEAEIEAQKEAEIEAELEAEIEEEIEAEKEAEREAERATKGSSPMAEEESERENYTNTNEFRSLCSFDEKLDLNQIYTRTSNYDEENEPKKKTIKIHTYRMENNGSTSTYSKEMCTDKNEDNDETNIARYLYSKTYKRETGKKNYNYDEPHYGKDMNNISYKEIKKSDLFKGFVEPSAKTKKKILIVKKEQ encoded by the exons ATGATTTTAGACAAGTTTAAAAACATAGTTAACTTAAACAATCCCAGTGCAGAAAAAGATGAACCTAAAAATGTAGAGTTGAATGAAAATCAAAATCATAATGGTCCGCAATCTGGGGAACAATCCATAGGTGAAACAGATGAAAAAACCTTCTTTGATGAAATGCTAGGAGCACCacaatatacatatgatgAATTTTTACAAGTTTTAAAAAGTCCACAAGAAGAAAGAGGAGATACAGATGACTTACGAAAACATTGGGGCTACCCTAGGAGATGGAAAGTTATCTTATGGGATTTGCAAATTCAGAATTATATGAACAACGATTTTAATGCTTTCGTTGATTTTGATTTTGGTGGTAACAGGGAAGAATGTAGGATTCAA AGAGGCTCAACCGTGAAAATATACGCAAAGGGAAAAACAAAGAACTGCCTGAGAACGCATGTTGTTTCAAATGTTGCAGCAGAGCAAAAGAAGGACATGAACTTTCGTAACGTGTTTGAGTATAGAGGGTCATATTTAGATTTAGAGAATGAAAAGTTAAGAATAAAAGTATGGGAGTACAAACAATTtactttaaataaattagaagGAATATATGAAGAgccattattatcatttgcTGTTGgtcaaatatataatgaaacgACATTATATAAGTTTATAAAAGATTCAAGAGTTAAACGCTgtcgtttattttttcaattatattttcaagaATTATATGATTTTGAactatcttttttaaattggtcttttaatgatttattatcatataaatatatacaagcaAGAagcttaaattatttatgtgcACTAGATAAAGAACAGAAGAGATATTACGATGGTTCACAATGTACGATTTTTCCAAAATCGTGTATCAGTAAGAAGAAGatgaataacaaaaatttacGGAGAAAGGACAGTGAGAGGGACAATAAATCGAACATTTCCTTAAGTGAGTCGCATTCCCATAACTCGGACACGTGCAATAAGGACAGCAATAAGAAcagcagtaataataataaggatGGTGGAAGCAATAACATCGGCGGCGATAAAGTCAAAAGTGATAAGACCGCAAGAAACCTTGAAAAACTCTTTGTTCGAAATTTGAGCTTGATGCAAAatatagaagaaaataaagacctctcttataaaaatttggAGAATGTCAAACTTCCAAACCCCAGGGTAACTATTACCCTATGGCATACCCCAAAGGGAAATGAAGGACTAAATCTGGTTTCACTGGAGCAAAAAAGCATCAGATTCCCAACATGGGAGAACCTAGGTGAGATATACTTCAGGGGAACACTAAGGGATCTCGACGTTTCCTACTTGCACGTAAGCGCTTTGCACCAA ATAAAAGTCGAGGACATGACCGCGCCGAAGAGATTGCGAATAGTTGGAACATGTCAGATTCCGTTGAAAGGAATTGTGGACTACCCGTACGTAATGCACGAGTTAGAGGCACCTACGTGGCTTGTTGAGGAAGCAAAATATGAAGGATGGGAAAAAAAACTAGAAGAATGGAAACTAGGTAGCTTAGAAGGAAAAGTAGTTATTCAAAGGGTACCGAGATATAGACAAGTAGGAGACTTGTATCATTTGGATAATAAACACTGTTATTTAATagttcatatatacaatatagaTCAAATAGTTACTGTAGATAATATTAAAGAGCTTGACAGTTATGTGGAGGTTTCTTTTGATGAAACAAGTAGAAGAACTAGATTAGTGAAGAAGACATTAACGCCCAATTATGATAGTCAGATTGCTATACCATTACGATTTAATACTAAAAATGATGTGaattatcaaaattttagtaaaaaaggatttatatatattgatgtATGGGGTAAAACAGaagatattatatacattggAGGTATATGTATTACACCGTATGAAATATtctttaatgaaaaaaacgtGAAAAGAGGTAAAACAAAACTAGAACATATTGATTTAGAAACAGATGTAAAAACGAATTATGATACTGTAGTTTATAGAggatgtaaaaaattatcttttttacataatgATCAACGGATGtctaatattcattttagcATTTGGACGTACCcagatttattaaataatgaaaatattaaagtaGTTGCACCACTTGTTTTTAATACTACTAAAAATTTCCCTTCCAAATTAgcagaaaaatatgaaaaattaaaaattttatatatagaagtATTAAGAACAATCAAAGCTATACCGGACAATTGTACAGACGTAACAAAGGCAAAACGATATTACAATTATGAGTTATTCAATCAGAGAAAGGAATACCATTTCTTACCATCATTACTTACAAATGTTAAATCGCCATATTGTGATGAGTCGACTAATGcaatatttcattatgtGCGTTGTATACCTTTTGTACATAAAAAGGATAATATTGCATTTACTCCAGATTTTACGTTACAATTAAAAGGGGGCAATGCATTAGATCAtagtttattattatgtagtTTATTTTTAGGCATACCTGTCATAGCTTTTGTATGTTTTGGTACATTGTGGGATAATCAAAAACATGCATGGGTAGCAACATTTGaatataatgaagaaaaaaattatggacTAGTAAAATTTTGGGAAACAACAACAGGTAATGTGTACATATTGAAAAGAAGATTTTATAATCTAAATAAACTAAAAAgtatagaaataaaattaagtgaATCTAAATATAAATCTCATATAAGAGATGgatttctttataaaaatggaatCAATATTAATACAGAACGTATAAAGGAAGACACTAAAAGACatattaaagaattatttaaaaatagagTAACTGATGTACCAATTGGTGGTCCATCCTTACCTTATAAAACAATAGAtctaatttttaataataaaaatatttatttaaatttgcAAGAATCTAGTCCTTTAAACATTTGGTATGATTATTGGAAATTTGATTTGTGGTTTCCTTTTTCATCAgttgaatataatattaaaccATGCTTTactttaaaaagttttagtcataaaatggaaaatatggAGTTAGACAGAATTGCAAAAGAATTACGGacaaatattgaaaaaaatattaatatatatagagcATCTCGAAATTTGTCTACTAGATGGAATAGAGATGAAACTTTAGAATTATTTCTACAAATCGGATTAGAATTATTACATCAATTAAATACTTCAAGAAATGAAGATGCACTTTTAGCAAAGGTTAAAATTGAGGATTGGAAAAAAGCTTTATATCATAAAGTTCCACAAAGTCACAGATTACTTGGATTTCCTTATCactttaatacatataaatcgAAATTTATTTCTGATAAACTTATAAGTACACTGGCTATCCTAGAATCTAGGGATAGGTCTCTATGCCTTTCCCTTGCTGTTTGTCTCTACAGCCTTCCGGGGGACTTCATATCTGCGTACATTTACATAATCACCTGCGTCAAAATTACGCAGCGGGAGTTGAAGAAAATGGAAATCGCCCGCGAGAAG GCGCAAAGAAAAGCCGAAATTAAGAATtcaaagaagaaaaaggacAAAGAAACATACGAAAATGGAAACTTCCCAACTTTACAAGATATACAAAACAAGGATGTTCTAACCCCTAATGAACTTCAGGATACACTGAATGATGGCGCTTATGatatagataatataaatgatccTACGAGCAAAATGGGAGGAAATAACTCGGAAAAAAGCAAAGAAAAGAACAATGAAAGGAACAGGGGTAAAGATAATGATGCACATAAAAGATATTCCGACGAAAACGATATACACAAACCTGACGTACAAAATATGCAGGATGAAAAgtcgaaaaagaaaaaattaagaaaatctGTAGATGCAGTCAATTTACTTTtagcaataaaaaataaaaacaaagaaaacgATGAAAAAGGTATTCACTTTGATCACAGCAGACGGGACAGCGTTTCCAACAGATCCGGTAGTTTAAACAGAAATGtttgtacaaaaaatatagatgGAGTGAATGAAGATATAAACAAGAAGAACGAGGAGTTAGAAAGACTACAAGCAGGTGGTGATACTGACAAGAACTTTGAACCTAGTTTGACCACAGGATGGATGTTAAAAAactcaaaaaagaaaaatggtGGAGATGTTTCCAGTGATGTTAAAGGTAAAGATGACGAAGCGGGTAAAAATGATGCTACGGTTGACacgaaaaagaagaaagggAGTAAAGAAcacaaaaaggaaagaaaaaaggatgggaaaaaaaaaggaaaaaaagaaggaaaaaaagaaggaaaactTGAATTCAACAAGTTAATCAATTCAAATAACTATTTCGaacgagaaaaaaaaaaactaaaagaaGATATAGACAAactagaaaaagaaaaagaagaatttagaaggcaaaaaattatgagagaggaaaaagaaaaacagaTGTTGTtggaagaaaaacaaaaattagaaaaagaaaaagaactTTTTGAGAACGAAAAGTTAGAAAGGAAAATGTCATATATGCTAAAAATGAGCCAGTGggaaaagaaagagaaagatATGAAGAAGAATGAGGAGAGCTTGAAAAAAGTTGTTCAAGAAGCGCAGCtgttggaaaaaaaaaagaagggaaGAGAGAAGAACAAGGGGAGGAAAAAATATgggaaaagggaaaaagcaaaagaaagAGAAGAGGAAATGGAAAAGGAGTGGGAAGCGGAAATAGGAGCGGAAAGGGAAGCAAAAATAGAAGCACAAAAAGAAGCAGATATAGAAGCACAAAAAGAAGCAGAAATAGAAGCACAAAAAGAAGCAGAAATAGAAGCAGAATTAGAAGCAGAAATAGAAGAAGAAATAGAAGCAGAAAAAGAAGCAGAAAGAGAAGCAGAAAGAGCGACGAAAGGATCATCACCTATGGCTGAAGAGGAAAGTGAAAGGGAAAATTACACAAACACAAATGAATTTAGAAGTTTATGCAGTTTTGATGAGAAACTCGATCTgaatcaaatatatacaagaaCATCAA ATTATGATGAAGAAAACgagccaaaaaaaaagacaattaAAATCCACACATACAGAATGGAAAATAATG GATCCACATCCACCTATTCTAAAGAAATGTGTACAGACAAAAATGAAGACAATGATGAAACGAACATCGCTAGGTATTTGTACAGTAAAACATATAAGAGAGAaactggaaaaaaaaattataattatgacGAGCCCCATTATGGTAAGGATATGAACAACATATCAtataaggaaataaaaaaaagtgacTTGTTTAAAGGTTTTGTTGAACCATCTGCCAAAaccaagaaaaaaattttaatagtgAAGAAGGAGCAATGA
- a CDS encoding WD repeat-containing protein 82, which yields MNTVSYKKIKLTDDVVKKFEVLRAFKYKQSITKNISWSYNGELLLTSNANDSITVYSLVKGNSIKTLHSKNCGVDVVRFLSNTNDVIVCSTKSNNLEHKQFLRFWDVKENKYLKSLPQNGNICELNGINVNQNKKLMLVNSDDGHVKLYYFNCDTPLILYKSDFMRPVSSFDNEGVIFAASYGKKEIHFYDILMYDRGEYNIFNLKNNMNNDEFITNLFFTPNNKFIIVSTNENNHFKIDSITGNFICSYKYPDSICSEQSNSDDLINSYMHMIKNKIKKKERKNKEMKNTLTSFLTHNNTYDHLLNGSNNEDLNLNSTYEPSNSCNIFIPTISPDGQYVMCGWKDSGIHVWNEEGNYVTSLYGHEGPPNNVSFNPKCSILASSCLNVALWQPSI from the exons ATGAATACTGTGtcatataagaaaataaaattaacggATGATgtggtaaaaaaatttgaggTTTTAAGAGCCTTCAAGTACAAACAATCAATAACAAAAAACATATCATGGAGCTACAACGGGGAATTATTGTTAACATCCAATGCAAATGATTCAATAACAGTATATAGTTTAGTAAAAGGGAATAGTATAAAAACATTGCATAGCAAAAATTGTGGTGTTGATGTTGTAAGATTTTTAAGCAATACAAATGATGTTATAGTTTGCTCAACAAAGTCGAATAATTTAGAACATAAACAGTTTTTAAGATTTTGGGATGtcaaagaaaataaatatttaaaatcgTTACCACAAAATGGTAATATATGTGAATTAAATGGAATTAAtgtaaatcaaaataaaaaattaatgttaGTTAATTCTGATGATGGtcatgtaaaattatattattttaattgtgaTACtccattaattttatataaatctgATTTTATGAGACCTGTTTCTTCTTTTGATAATGAAGGAGTTATATTTGCTGCAtcatatggaaaaaaagaaattcatttttatgatatattaatgtatgaCCGTggtgaatataatatttttaatttaaaaaataatatgaacaatgATGAGTTTATTAcaaaccttttttttactcctaataataaattcattattGTATCaactaatgaaaataatcattttaaaattgattCAATTACtggtaattttatttgttcatataaatatccTGATAGTATATGTTCTGAACAAAGCAATTCAGATGATTTAATAAATAGCTATATGcacatgataaaaaataaaataaaaaaaaaagaaagaaaaaataaagaaatgaaaaatacattaacTTCATTTTTAACCCATAACAATACCTACGATCATTTACTAAATGGATCAAATAATGAggatttaaatttaaattccACTTATGAACCTTCGAATTCATGTAATATCTTTATACCAACCATTTCGCCAGATGGGCAATATGTCATGTGCG GTTGGAAAGATTCAGGTATTCACGTTTGGAATGAAGAAGGAAATTATGTAACATCTTTATATGGCCATGAAG GGCCCCCCAATAATGTGAGTTTCAATCCCAAGTGTTCCATACTGGCGTCAA gcTGCTTAAATGTAGCTCTGTGGCAGCCATCAATATAA
- a CDS encoding translation initiation factor SUI1: protein MNLAIQNLGINDPFTNENIVDKGNGKSNTTNLIHIRNQQRNGRKSVTTVQGLGKTYDLKKMVRALKKEFNCNGTIIEDIEHGSIIQLQGDKRSNVKDFLIREGICAVDHIRIHGA from the exons ATGAACCTCGCTATACAGAATCTTGGTATTAATGACCCCTttacaaatgaaaatattgtcGATAAGGGGAATGGTAAATCCAACACGACGAATTTAATAC aTATTAGAAATCAACAAAGAAATGGTCGAAAAAGTGTTACTACAGTACAAGGATTAGGAAAAACGTATGACTTGAAAAAGATGGTCAGAGCCTTAAAaaag GAATTTAATTGTAATGGAACAATAATAGAAGATATTGAACATGGTTCAATTATTCAACTTCAGGGTGATAAAAGAAGTAACGTTAAAGATTTCTTAATACGAGAAGGAATTTGCGCAGTTGatcatatacgtatacatggTGCTTGA